Within Cellulophaga sp. L1A9, the genomic segment TAAAGCTTGATGCCAAAAATCAACAAGAATCTTATTGCTATAGATGGCTTCTTTTCCTCCTTTTAATAAAATTTTATTATTCGCCTTAAAGGCAAGAACTGCAGCTTCTATAGTAACATCAGGTCGTGATTCATAAATAATCATGATGGTACCGAAAGGAGCTGTTTTATTGATAATTGTTAAACCATTATCCAATTCCTTTTTTGATATTTCTTTGTGAACGGGATCATTTTGAGATTTAACCTTGGTGACCGCCAGAATCATTTCATCAATCTTTTTATCATTCAACACCAATCGATCATACATGGCTTGATCTTCTTTAGTAAATAATTCAAGATCTTTTTCGTTAGCATTAAGTAACTCCTTTCGATTCTCATTTAAAATTTGAATCATGGAGCTTAACACGTTATTTTTAATTTCTGTTGGTATCAATTTCATACTAAACTTCTATTTCTTTTTCAAGGGCAACTCTAGTACCCACTTTTTTTCCGTCGATAATATCTATTATGGTATGGTCTTTTTTTCCGTTGGCAATAAATGTTGGGATATTATTTGCGGCAGATTGTTGTGCGTATTCTAATTTAGAGCCCATGCCACCACGCCCCTCTGCTTCTCCTTTAATATTATCTTGAATATATTTATTTAAATTTTCGTCTGGGCTAACATGATCAACAAGCGAACTATTTTCTTCGTCTGGATGACCACTATAAAGACCATCAATATCTGTTAGTATGATGAGTTTGTCTGCCTTAACCAATTGTGCGATAAGACTAGCAAGTTCATCATTATCAGAAAACATAGACATGGTTAGCGATACTGCATCATCTTCATTAGCAATAGGGATAACACCTTCCGCTAGTAAACCTTCATAACAATTTATCATGTTTTGACGGTGTACACCGGGACTAAAATCTCTTTTCGTAGGGAGTACTTGTGCGCATTTCATACCGTAATCACGAAATATATTATAATACAAACGCATCATTCTAGGCTGTCCAATAGCGGAGTATACTTGTCTTTTTTGTGTTTTATCTTTAATGTTAGATTTTCCTAAAACCTCCATTCCTGCAATTACAGAACCAGAAGAAACCAAAATAGTAATGATGCCCCTTTCATATAATTGCGCAATTTGTTTCACCAATTTCTTGAGTACAGGCCTTACAATTCGGTTATCTTTATTCGTCATCACATTAGTTCCGACTTTTATGACAATCTTTTGTTTATACATGTTGTTTTTCTTTTCCTAGTTCAACGGCGCGATCAAAAGCAGCAAAAGCGGCCTCTTTAATTAATTCTCCCACATTGTTGTCTTCCATAGAATTTAATGCGGCGCGTGTTGTACCTCCTTTACTTGCTACTTTTTCCATCCATGAATTTGGAGATAAAGTATTTTGATTGAACAGTTCTATAGCTCCTGTGAATGTTTGAGCAACCAATACCTTTGAAACATTTGGCGAAAACCCCATTTGCAATGCGGCTTCCATCATACTCTGCATAAAATAAAATACATATGCAGGACCACTACCTGAAATTCCGGTAGAAGCATCTATAAAATTCTCGTCTTTCACTAAAATAGACTTGCCGGTGGTGTCTAGTAGACTTTCTATGGCTAGTAATTCTATTCTAGAAACTTCGGGAGAAGCAACATACGAAGTAAGTCCTTTGCCAACTTGTGCAGGTAAATTAGGCATTGCACGTATAATCTTATTTAAGCCTGTTGTTTCCTTGATTGTATCAATGGTAACACCAGCCATAATAGAAATAAGTAATTGATCTGCTGTAACTAACTTATTTATTTTTCTAAATAAATCTTCTGCATGATAGGGTTTTACAGCTATAAAAATAATATCTGCTTCTGGCACACAATCTTCTAAATTTCGATAGGCATCAAAATCAGTCATTTGATCTACCTCATCTAGTTTTTCTTCAGAAGTATCAAGAACCATGATATTCTCTTTTTTTAAGAGCTTAGATTTTGACATGCCTTTTGCGTAGGTAAGGCCCATGTTTCCGGCTCCTATTACGAGTACTTTCATTTTTTATTTTTTTATGTAAATTGATTGATCCTTTAGGCTATTAAATAAAAAGCATGCAGTCTTCACAACTTTTTACCTCACCATAATAGGTTTCTCTATATTTATGTAATGTCTTGATGGGAACACCTAAAAAGTATTTCTTTATATAGGTGACTTTAGTTTGTAAGCTTCCCATTTTTATAGTGTGTCGTTGTTCCGTTTTTGTTTCTCTTTTAATGTGTATTAACTTCATAAAATTATAATGATTAGGCTTCTAGTATAACATAAAGCAAACGAATTCCTAAAATAGAACGTTAAGATTTTGTTAGTGTATTTGTAGCGGTGAAGCGGAGTTTCTTAGCCGCTTTAGTGGGGCTTCAATACGTAGGTATGCCATATAAATTAGTGTTGTTAGTAGGCTTTCAACCATGACTCACATCTATTACAGAATTGTTGCTTTAAATTTGCATCATATGCGCTATAGCAACTATCTTTAAATAGTTTTTAAAATAATGACCTATGAAATTTGATACTATACTGGTAAATCATCAAGAAAATATAGCGACGGTGACTATTAACCGCCCGAATAAATTAAACGCCTTAAATCGAGATACCATTCAGGAATTGCATGATGCATTTAAAGCCTTAAATAAAGACAAGAAGGTTAAAGTTATTATACTAACTGGAAGCGGAGAAAAAGCATTTGTGGCGGGTGCAGATATTGCAGAGTTTTCAGATTTTTCAGAAAAGGAAGGTGCTAAGCTTTCAGCAAAAGGGCAAAAATCACTATTTGATTATATCGAGAATTTGGCAACACCTGTAATTGCTGCGGTGAATGGTTTTGCTTTGGGTGGTGGATTGGAATTAGCAATGGCTTGTCATTTTAGAGTGGCTAGTGATAATGCTAAAATGGGGCTTCCAGAAGTGTCTCTTGGGGTTATTCCGGGATATGGTGGCACACAACGTTTGCCGCAATTAGTGGGTAAAGGCCGTGCGAATGAAATGATCATGACAGCAGGAATGATAGATGCTCAAAAGGCGCTCTCTTATGGTTTGGTAAATTATGTGGTAACACAGGAAGAATTAATACCACTTTGTGAGAAGTTAGCAGGTAAGATAACGAATAACTCGTCTGTTGCGATTGCTTATGCAATAAAAGCAGTAAATGCTGGTTTTAGTAGTGATACCGATGGCTTTGATAAAGAAATAAAAGCTTTTGGAGAATGTTTTGGAACCGATGATTTTAAAGAGGGAACGACTGCATTCTTAGAAAAACGAAAAGCAAATTTCGAGTAAATAGCTGTGTATCAAATAACTTAATTATATATAGTATGCCTACTAGAAATATATTTTTATTGCTTTTTTTCGCTTTCTTTAGTGTTATGAATGCTCAGGAAATGCCTGTGAAATACACCTTCGGGGAAAAGTATCATGATCGCTACAAGTATTCTAACTTACTGACTATTGCCCCCGATGGTAATGGTGGTAGTATTTTGGTGCGTTCTTATTATACAGGAATTATCTTAAAACCAAGAGGGTATTTTATAGCGCATTACAATGCCAATCTAGAACTGGTTTCTGAGTATAATTATAAGCTTAAAGATGCAAGTTATGTAGATGCATTTGTAAAAAATGGACAGGTTTATCTCTTATTTTTAGATTATAACTACGGAAAGAAATCTTACGAGTATGTAGTGCATCAAAGTTCCTATGAAAATTTTGACTTTAAGACGCAAAAAATATTAGAGATTGAATCTGACCCTGTAGAAGAACCTTTAGATCGTAATTATTATAATAGAAATTTTGGTTCTGGTTTTACGACAACAGTACTTTTTGATAAAGATAAATCGGCTTTTGCAATCAGTGCACATCACAAAAAAGGAAAAGATAACAAGCATAATATCTATGTGTTTGATACGAACCTAAAAGAGCTTATGCATTATGATTTTTCTAGTGAGATAGAAGAGAAAAATTATGCTTTTGAAAATTTGGTGATTTCAAAAGACAAGCAAGAAGTGTACTTAACTGCCAAGGCGTATTTTAAAAAGAAACGTTTTGCAGCAAATGAACGTAAGTTCCAATATGAATTATTACAGGTGACCAATGAAGGGGGTAAGATTCAGAATTTTGCAGATCCTGGAAAATTTCCTGAAGCATTAACGCCATTACTTGTTGCAGATAAGGTGGTTTGTGTAGGTTTTTATTCCAATAGGAGAGACAACCGCTATAATGGGATTGTATATTTTGATATTGATCCGGAAACCATGGAAATTAATACGAATAAATACCATGCATTTTCTGAACAGTTTATGCTAGATAAATTTGGTAGAGATGAAGATAAAGATATTAAGAACTTAGTTTTTAAAGGGGTAGAGGTAACCAAAGAGAATGATATTTTATTTAATGCAGAAGAGTATTTTGTAACCTCTAGCATACAGAGAGATCCTACAGGGTCTAGTGTAAAAATAAGTCGGTACCATTATAATGATATCGTAAGCGTAAAACTTGCAGCAGATGGCGAGATGTTATGGGCTAGAAATATTAATAAAACAGAAGTTACACAAGGAGATCCAGCGTATACTTCATATTGCTCCTATACCAAAGAGGGTGATACTTTTTTCTTTATCAGTACCGCCAGTGAAAATCCTCAATTATTGAGTGATGAACGAATTATGTTTAAGCAAGGTCTGGGGAGAAACAGAAACATTTTTCTGATCAAATTAGATACACAAGGTAAAATGAGTTATGAAAAAGTAATTGATAACCAAGAAGTCCGTTTGCCTTTAATGGTGTCTATGCCATTGATTAATGCGGCCCAAGAAAATTTAATTTTCTACGCAAAACGAGGCACAAAGAAACAATTAGTAAAGGTTAATTTCTAAGAATTGATTAGAAACTAACTTTAACATGAAACGGGATTGTGTATTGGATTTATTCCATATTTTTGGATTAAATCCAATACATTGAATTCCGAAAACTACATTAAAGGGCGAGGTGCGCAAAAGAACAACACGAACAAATTTTCAGAATTCAGCTACGAAACACGTGATGATTTTTTGGAATTTTGTCGCATTGAAGGGGAGGATGCCGACTCGAATAAAACGCAGTACCTTCCTATCTTTCCAAAAACTATTGTAAATAAGGTGACCAGTCCTGATATTGGGATGGAATATAGTATGAATCCCTATCAAGGGTGTGAGCATGGCTGTATCTATTGCTATGCGCGTAATACGCATGAATTTTGGGGCTATAGTCCAGGTCTTGATTTTGAACGTACTATTTTAATCAAAAAAGATGCGCCAAAACTTTTGGAAGCAAAACTCAAAAGTAAAAGTTGGAAAGCTCAAACTATTGTTCTTTCTGGAAATACAGATTGTTACCAACCTGCCGAAAAGCGGTTTAAACTAACAAAAGCATGTTTAGCACTGTTTTTGAAATACAAACATCCTGTTGCAATTATTACTAAAAATGCGCTGATCCTTCGTGATTTGGAGGTGTTAAAAGCATTAGCGGAAGATAATTTAATTCGCGTAAATATTTCTATAACGTCTTTGTCTGAAGAAACGCGAAGACTTTTAGAACCCAGAACAGCAACCATAAAAAAACGATTGGAGACCATTAGAATTTTAAGTGAACACGGAATTCCGGTGAATGCTATGCTTGCTCCAATTATTCCAGGAATAAATAGTCATGAAATTATGAAGCTTGCTAAAGCGGTTTCAGAAAACGGAGCAATTTCTTTTGGTTTTACGGTCGTACGATTGAATGGCGCCATTGGACAAATATTTACGGATTGGATAGAGAAAACAATGCCAGATAGCGCGGCAAAAGTGCTGCATCAAATTGAGGAATGTCATGGGGGGACTTTAAACGATAGTCGTTTTGGGATACGTAGTAAAGGGGAAGGTGTTATAGCTACTCAAATTCATGATTTAATGCGTGTAGCAAAAAGAACCTACTTTAAGAATAAAGTGAGCCAACCTTTAAATACAGAACTCCATGAGGAGTATAAAAACGGACAGTTGACATTGTTTTAAGACAAATTTAGCATTGACCTCTAGAAAGTTTTTACAGTTCCTTGCGTCTAATGTTGTAGCACTAAAATTAGATACTATGGAAATAAATATATGGTCAGATATCAGATGTCCCTTCTGTTATATCGGCAAAAGAAAGTTTGAAGCAGCTTTAGAAAGTTTCCCACATAAAGACCAGATAACGGTTCAGTGGAAAAGCTTTGAGTTAGACCCTTCTTTAGAAACAAAACCAGAAGTAGATTATACAGAATATTTTATAGAGCATAAGAATGTAGATCGTGATAGTGCATTAGCCATGTTTGCTAATGTTACGACTATGGCGAATGAGGTGGGTTTAAATTTTAATATTAAAGATGGCGTAATTGCCAATTCCTTAAACGCACATAGATTATTGCATTATGCAAAAAAGGAAGGATATGCAGATGCTACAAAAGAGGCTTTATTAAAAGCACAGTTGATAGATGCAGAGAATATAGATGATAAAGAAAATCTTATTGTTTTGGCAAAAACTATCGGAATGGATGGTGATGCGGTAAAGGAGATGCTCAATTCTGACGATTTTACGTATGAAGTGAGACAAGATGAACTAGAAGCTAGAAATCTTGGAATTAATGGTGTTCCGTTTTTTGTTTTAGATAATAAATACGGAATATCGGGAGCACAGCCTACCGAAGTTTTTGCTGAAGCATTAGATAATGCATGGAAAAAGCACACAGAAGAGAAACTTACTGTTTTACCTGTTGGTGAAACTGGTGGTTCTTGTGATGTAGAGGGAAATTGTAGTTAAGTGTTTTTTATGTTTCAATGAAAAAGGCTTGGAGTTTATTCCAAGCCTTTTTTTTTTGTCCTGTCTCGTCCTGAAATAAGTTGACATAAAATCGACTTATTCATGAAACGTACAATTATTACAGTAAACAAGCGTACCCAGCGCGATTATAATCTGGGCTTTAAATTAAGTGTTGTCCATCAGGTTGAAAAAGGCGAGATGACTTATAAGCAGGCGCAGAAGGCTTATGGTATTCAAGGTAGAAGTACTGTTTTGGTTTGGCTGAGAAAACATGGTACATTAGATTGGAGCAAACCTATACGTCGTCAAATGCCAAAATCAAAAGAAACACCTGCACAGAAAATCAAACGCTTGGAGAGAGAGCTTTCCGATGAAAAATTGAGGAATAAAATTCTCAACACTATGATCGACATCTCTGATAAACAGTATGGTACTGCTATTAGAAAAAAGCATTTGCCCATTCAATCCAGCGCATCCGACAAGAACAACGATTAAGTTTATCTCGTTGTTGTCGATTGTTTGGGATAAGTAGACAAGCTGTCTACCAAGCAGAAAAACGTATCATAAAAAGAGATCAAGAGTTAGTAAAAGTAAAGAACTTGGTCGAAGGCCTTCGTAAGGATATGCCCAGGCTCGGTACACGAAAGTTGTATTATTTGTTAAAGGATGAATTCGCAAAGCACAAATTAAAAATAGGAAGAGATGCCCTGTTTGGATATTTACGCTCAGAATCAATGCTTATAAAGCCAAGGAAGAATTACACCAAGACAACAAACTCTAACCATTGGCTTAGAAAACATCCTAATCTGATGAAAGAAATCAAAGTTTCTAGACCAGAGGAATACTTCGTCAGTGATATTACATACATTAAAAGTAGGGAGCGTACACATTATCTATCCTTGGTGACCGATGCCTATAGTAGAAAAATAATGGGGTATCATCTTAGTGACGATATGAGTGCCGAGAATGTGGTAAAGGCAGTAAAAATGGCGAACAACAATAGATTAACGAACAAAGATATAATTCATCATTCCGATAGAGGATTGCAGTATTGCTCGGCCATATACCAAAAAGAACTACAGCTAAGTAATATGACCCCATCAATGACAGATGGGTATGATTGCTACCAAAATGCATTGGCAGAACGAATGAACGGCATATTGAAAGGGGAATTCTTAATCTATAAATGTAACAGTGGTAAAGAGTTGAAAAAGCTCGTAGCAGAATCAATAAGAACGTATAATAACAAAAGACCACACTTGAGTCTAAAATATAAAACACCTAACTTTATACACAACAAAAAACCAGAGAAGCTAGCTTCTCTGGTTTAATATTAATTATTTAAAAACTGTCAACCTATTTTAGGACGACTCATCCTATTATTTTAATTCCCAACCTTTACGATACGTCCCTTTTACCCATTCATTGGCTTTTTCATAATTGGTTACGCGCATGTTTTCTCCATCCCATAGAATTTTACGTCTACCGGGATATGCAAAAGGTTCCCAATCGCCAATTTTTTTACCAGGAATTAATTCTTTGTATTGATATGCTTTAATGGCCAAGTTGCCCATGAGAACAGCTTCTGTTAAGGGTCCTGATTTAGAAAAATCTGATGAGGTTGTCGTGCCTTTGAGGCATCCGTTTACAAAATTCATAGCATGTCCAGCAGTATCTCCTTCAATCCTTGTTAAGCTTGGTTTTGGCGGATTAAACATGCTCATGGTTTCAGAAGGCAGTAAACGTGCATTTCTAGAATAGGTATCCGTTACAAGAATTCCTTTAGTGCCATAAAATATACTTCCGCCACCATTATCCCCAATGGTTTCACCAGTTTTTAATTCGTCAGGTAGGTCTGGTTTTAGCCCCCCGTCATACCAATTCAAAGCGATATCTCCATGTGCTTCCGTATTAAATTTTAGACGTACAATAGATGATGCTGGGCAAGATTGGTGGTAATCTGCCTCTACAAAATCGCCCACCCAATTTGTGGTACAACTGGCTTCTGCTTCAGTGGGGTAGCCTAGTCCTAAGGTACTAAAAGGGGTTTCCATGATATGACACCCCATATCGCCTAAAGCTCCTGTGCCAAAATCCCACCAGCCACGCCATTTAAAAGGCAAATACCCTGAGTAGAACGGTCTGTCTGCTGCAGGACCTAGCCATAAATTCCAATCCAATTCTTTTGGAATAGGATCTCCTCCTTTTGGTAGGGGAATTCCTTGGGGCCAAACGGGTCTATTGGTCCAGCAGTCTACCTTTTGTATTTTACCAATAAAACCAGAATCTATCCATTCTTTTGCTTGTCTACTGCCGTCACTAGAGGCACCTTGGTTTCCCATTTGAGTAACAATGCCATTTTCTTTAGCAACTTTCGTCATCAAACGTGCTTCATGAATATTGTGTGTTAATGGCTTTTCTACATAAGCATGCTTTTTTGCTCGCATAAAAGGTAAGGCTATTGTGGCATGGGTATGATCTGGTGTTGCGACCATGATGGCATCAATATCTTTAAGATGCTTGTCGTAAACTGTTCTAAAATCTTTATATAGTTTTGCTTTAGGATGTAGTTTTTTACTGTCTTTAACTTGACGGTAATCTACATCGGCATAGGCAATAAATTTTACTTTCTTGGTATTGGTAAGGTCATTAATTACTCCTCCGCCTCGGCCTCCTATACCGAAGCCAGCCATATAGAGGGTGTCACTAGGTGGAATATGATTTTTACCAAGAACAAAGTTGGGTACAATGGAGAATACAGCTGTGGCTGCAGCTGAATTTTTAATAAATTTTCTTCTTTGCATAATAAGTTAGTTTGAGTATGTGTATTAAAAATACACGATATTTTGCTAATTATGCACCATATGAGGTAAGTATGTAAGGGAGTTCTGGGTTAGAATTGAAATTTAGTAGCGACAGCTTATGCAGCGTTATAAGGACTGCGGATTCCATTCTTTGTAAAATTGCTCTAGATAATCAAGCATAAACTGGTGTCGTTGTTCTGCAAGAATCTTCCCATTTTTGGTATTCATTTTATCTTTTAAGAGCAATAACTTTTCGTAAAAATGATTTATGGTAGGTGCGCTAGATTTCTTATAGGCTTCTTTGGTCATTTTTAGATTGGGTATTATAGCGGGATTGTAGAGTTCCCTATTTTTAAAACCGCCATAATTAAATGCCCGCGCAATACCAATAGCTCCAAGAGCATCTAAACGATCTGCGTCTTGAATAATGTCTAATTCTTTGGATGTGAATTTTGCGACTTCTTTTTCTAAAGTCTTTTTAAAAGAGATATTATCAATGATTAAGACAACATGTTCAATAATATTTTTGTCAACATTTAAAGAATTCAAAAACTCCTGCGCCAGTTTAGGGCCAATGGTTTCGTCTCCATCATGAAACTTTGCATCGGCTATATCATGAAGTAAAGCACCAAGGCTTACTACGAGAAGGTCTATATCTTTTTCGTCTTTAGCAATTAATAATGAGTTTCTAAATACGCGTTGAATATGAAACCAGTCATGACCGCCTTCTGCGCCTTGCAAAGTTTCTTTTACAAAGGCAATTGTTTCTTCTACAATAGCAGTATTTGTCATTTAAATATGTACTCCAGTGGTTATTACTTTTTCTATTTGTGCCGTTAATGCATCAAGATCACCAGTGTTTTCTATGGGTTGATGTACATCTAAGGTAATATGACTTCCTAAACCGTTAGGGAATTTTCCGTAGCGAAGCGTTTTCCAAGAGTTGTTAATACTAATGGGGACGATTAACGCGGATGGTGCATTCTTTATCAATAGTTTTAAGCCTGTAGTTTGAAAAGGCTTAGGGTGCCCTGTTCGGCTTCTTGTTCCTTCAGGGAAAATTACAGCGCTTCTATGATGTTTTTCAATATACTGCCCTAATTTTATAATCTGACTTAGTGCCTGTTTGCTATCTTTTCTATCAATTAAAACAGAACCTCCGTGAACAAGATTGTATGAAACACTAGGGATGCCTTTTCCAAGCTCTATTTTGCTGACAAATTTCGGATGGTTTTTACGCATGTACCAAATTAATGGTGGAATGTCAAGCATACTCTGATGGTTTGCAACAATAATTAAAGGTCTATCTGTAGGAATTTTGTAAGGGTTATTAAAACTATATCTTGTTCCAATAATAAGCGAACATCGCATTAAAGATAAGTTAAGCACGCTCACCACCCTTTTTAATCCAGGGTAGCCAAATATCGTATTAGCCAACCACTGAATGGGGTGAAAAATTAAAAGCGTTAACCCAAAACAAACAAGGTATACTGCACTGAGCGGATATGCGAGAATCTTTTGCATAGTACAAAAATAAAAAACCGCTCTATATAGAACGGTTTTTAAAATAAAAATTTTATTGTTTCATTTAAAACGTACAAATGTACTAGGTTTTAAAATTAACAGAATTCGTCGTAAGCAGCCATTAAATTATCTGCAATAACTTCTGCTGGTCTACCTTCAATGTGGTGACGCTCAATCATATGAACCAATTCTCCGTTTTTAAACAAAGCCATACTTGGCGATGATGGAGGAAAAGGAATCATTAAACTTCTAGCTTTATCAACAGCGTCAAAATCTACACCAGCAAAAACAGTAACAATATGGTCCGGTTTTTTGCTATTGGTTAAACTAAATTTTGCTGCTGGTCTTGCATTTGCTGCGGCACAACCACAAACAGAATTTACAACAACTAATGTTGTTCCTTCTGCATTAACAGCTTTTTCCACTGCTTCAGCGGTATGTAATTCTTCAAACCCAGCAGATGCTAGGTCTTCTCTCATCGGTTTTACTAATTCTGCAGGATACATAGTCTTTTTTTTTAATCAATTTATATAAGTTATCAAAGATAACCAATTTGTCTTAGTTCATCTCTACTCCTTAACTTTTCATTAGAGCATTTTTTGTAATTGAAAATTATATCTTTGGCCTAAATTTTTTAAAGCATGAAATGGATTTTACTTCTCGTTATATTTTATATACTCCAAAAAGTATTTAGTAAAACAAAAAAACCAAATTTTTCACAAAACGCTAAATCGGTAAGCCCAGAAGATTTTGAACTGAATTTACTTTCGCTTTGTTCCATTGTTATTAAAGCAGATGGGAAAGTGAGCCAGAGTGAAATGGAATATGTGCAGCGTTATTTTGTGGCCACCTATGGTAAGGATAAAGCCAACGCAATATTCAGAACGTTTAATGAGGTTATAAAAAAGAGAGAAATATCTGCGCAACGTATTTGCGATTACATGAATCAACGTACAAGAGTAGAGGTGCGTTTACAACTAATTCATTTCTTATTTGCAATAGCACAAGCAGATGGGTCTGTTAGTACTGCTGAAATAAATAAAATACAGGAAATTGCAGGCTATTTAAGAATTGGTCGCAATGAATTTGAAAGCATAAAAGCGATGTTTATTAAGTCTGCTGATAATGCGTAC encodes:
- the proB gene encoding glutamate 5-kinase, which produces MYKQKIVIKVGTNVMTNKDNRIVRPVLKKLVKQIAQLYERGIITILVSSGSVIAGMEVLGKSNIKDKTQKRQVYSAIGQPRMMRLYYNIFRDYGMKCAQVLPTKRDFSPGVHRQNMINCYEGLLAEGVIPIANEDDAVSLTMSMFSDNDELASLIAQLVKADKLIILTDIDGLYSGHPDEENSSLVDHVSPDENLNKYIQDNIKGEAEGRGGMGSKLEYAQQSAANNIPTFIANGKKDHTIIDIIDGKKVGTRVALEKEIEV
- the proC gene encoding pyrroline-5-carboxylate reductase, which produces MKVLVIGAGNMGLTYAKGMSKSKLLKKENIMVLDTSEEKLDEVDQMTDFDAYRNLEDCVPEADIIFIAVKPYHAEDLFRKINKLVTADQLLISIMAGVTIDTIKETTGLNKIIRAMPNLPAQVGKGLTSYVASPEVSRIELLAIESLLDTTGKSILVKDENFIDASTGISGSGPAYVFYFMQSMMEAALQMGFSPNVSKVLVAQTFTGAIELFNQNTLSPNSWMEKVASKGGTTRAALNSMEDNNVGELIKEAAFAAFDRAVELGKEKQHV
- a CDS encoding enoyl-CoA hydratase/isomerase family protein, with the translated sequence MKFDTILVNHQENIATVTINRPNKLNALNRDTIQELHDAFKALNKDKKVKVIILTGSGEKAFVAGADIAEFSDFSEKEGAKLSAKGQKSLFDYIENLATPVIAAVNGFALGGGLELAMACHFRVASDNAKMGLPEVSLGVIPGYGGTQRLPQLVGKGRANEMIMTAGMIDAQKALSYGLVNYVVTQEELIPLCEKLAGKITNNSSVAIAYAIKAVNAGFSSDTDGFDKEIKAFGECFGTDDFKEGTTAFLEKRKANFE
- a CDS encoding PA0069 family radical SAM protein, with translation MNSENYIKGRGAQKNNTNKFSEFSYETRDDFLEFCRIEGEDADSNKTQYLPIFPKTIVNKVTSPDIGMEYSMNPYQGCEHGCIYCYARNTHEFWGYSPGLDFERTILIKKDAPKLLEAKLKSKSWKAQTIVLSGNTDCYQPAEKRFKLTKACLALFLKYKHPVAIITKNALILRDLEVLKALAEDNLIRVNISITSLSEETRRLLEPRTATIKKRLETIRILSEHGIPVNAMLAPIIPGINSHEIMKLAKAVSENGAISFGFTVVRLNGAIGQIFTDWIEKTMPDSAAKVLHQIEECHGGTLNDSRFGIRSKGEGVIATQIHDLMRVAKRTYFKNKVSQPLNTELHEEYKNGQLTLF
- a CDS encoding DsbA family protein; translated protein: MEINIWSDIRCPFCYIGKRKFEAALESFPHKDQITVQWKSFELDPSLETKPEVDYTEYFIEHKNVDRDSALAMFANVTTMANEVGLNFNIKDGVIANSLNAHRLLHYAKKEGYADATKEALLKAQLIDAENIDDKENLIVLAKTIGMDGDAVKEMLNSDDFTYEVRQDELEARNLGINGVPFFVLDNKYGISGAQPTEVFAEALDNAWKKHTEEKLTVLPVGETGGSCDVEGNCS
- a CDS encoding IS3 family transposase (programmed frameshift) encodes the protein MKRTIITVNKRTQRDYNLGFKLSVVHQVEKGEMTYKQAQKAYGIQGRSTVLVWLRKHGTLDWSKPIRRQMPKSKETPAQKIKRLERELSDEKLRNKILNTMIDISDKQYGTAIRKKHLPHSIQRIRQEQRLSLSRCCRLFGISRQAVYQAEKRIIKRDQELVKVKNLVEGLRKDMPRLGTRKLYYLLKDEFAKHKLKIGRDALFGYLRSESMLIKPRKNYTKTTNSNHWLRKHPNLMKEIKVSRPEEYFVSDITYIKSRERTHYLSLVTDAYSRKIMGYHLSDDMSAENVVKAVKMANNNRLTNKDIIHHSDRGLQYCSAIYQKELQLSNMTPSMTDGYDCYQNALAERMNGILKGEFLIYKCNSGKELKKLVAESIRTYNNKRPHLSLKYKTPNFIHNKKPEKLASLV
- a CDS encoding Gfo/Idh/MocA family protein gives rise to the protein MQRRKFIKNSAAATAVFSIVPNFVLGKNHIPPSDTLYMAGFGIGGRGGGVINDLTNTKKVKFIAYADVDYRQVKDSKKLHPKAKLYKDFRTVYDKHLKDIDAIMVATPDHTHATIALPFMRAKKHAYVEKPLTHNIHEARLMTKVAKENGIVTQMGNQGASSDGSRQAKEWIDSGFIGKIQKVDCWTNRPVWPQGIPLPKGGDPIPKELDWNLWLGPAADRPFYSGYLPFKWRGWWDFGTGALGDMGCHIMETPFSTLGLGYPTEAEASCTTNWVGDFVEADYHQSCPASSIVRLKFNTEAHGDIALNWYDGGLKPDLPDELKTGETIGDNGGGSIFYGTKGILVTDTYSRNARLLPSETMSMFNPPKPSLTRIEGDTAGHAMNFVNGCLKGTTTSSDFSKSGPLTEAVLMGNLAIKAYQYKELIPGKKIGDWEPFAYPGRRKILWDGENMRVTNYEKANEWVKGTYRKGWELK
- a CDS encoding HD domain-containing protein — translated: MTNTAIVEETIAFVKETLQGAEGGHDWFHIQRVFRNSLLIAKDEKDIDLLVVSLGALLHDIADAKFHDGDETIGPKLAQEFLNSLNVDKNIIEHVVLIIDNISFKKTLEKEVAKFTSKELDIIQDADRLDALGAIGIARAFNYGGFKNRELYNPAIIPNLKMTKEAYKKSSAPTINHFYEKLLLLKDKMNTKNGKILAEQRHQFMLDYLEQFYKEWNPQSL
- a CDS encoding 1-acyl-sn-glycerol-3-phosphate acyltransferase, translating into MQKILAYPLSAVYLVCFGLTLLIFHPIQWLANTIFGYPGLKRVVSVLNLSLMRCSLIIGTRYSFNNPYKIPTDRPLIIVANHQSMLDIPPLIWYMRKNHPKFVSKIELGKGIPSVSYNLVHGGSVLIDRKDSKQALSQIIKLGQYIEKHHRSAVIFPEGTRSRTGHPKPFQTTGLKLLIKNAPSALIVPISINNSWKTLRYGKFPNGLGSHITLDVHQPIENTGDLDALTAQIEKVITTGVHI
- a CDS encoding BrxA/BrxB family bacilliredoxin — protein: MYPAELVKPMREDLASAGFEELHTAEAVEKAVNAEGTTLVVVNSVCGCAAANARPAAKFSLTNSKKPDHIVTVFAGVDFDAVDKARSLMIPFPPSSPSMALFKNGELVHMIERHHIEGRPAEVIADNLMAAYDEFC